A genomic region of Azoarcus sp. KH32C contains the following coding sequences:
- the phaR gene encoding polyhydroxyalkanoate synthesis repressor PhaR, translating to MVDQARLIKKYPNRRLYDTRTSSYITLADVKELVLSREEFQVVDAKTGEDLTRSILLQIILEEEAGGAPMFTSDLLAHMIRFYGNATQGMMGKYLENNIKAFTEMQAKLQEQSKAIYGENSTVSQDLWAQFLNFQGPALQSVMGTYVDQSKKMFSQMQEQIENQTRNMFTGFQFPNYSPAAREPQGGGTSSSSGQATEKGDAASTTKTGRSNQK from the coding sequence ATGGTTGACCAGGCACGTCTTATCAAGAAGTATCCCAACCGTCGTCTTTACGACACCCGCACGAGTTCCTACATCACGCTGGCCGATGTGAAGGAGTTGGTATTGAGCCGCGAGGAATTCCAGGTCGTCGATGCGAAGACCGGTGAGGACCTGACCCGCAGCATCCTGCTTCAGATCATCCTCGAAGAGGAAGCCGGCGGCGCCCCGATGTTCACCAGCGATCTGCTGGCCCACATGATCCGGTTCTACGGCAATGCCACGCAGGGCATGATGGGCAAGTACCTTGAAAACAACATCAAGGCATTCACCGAAATGCAGGCCAAGCTGCAGGAGCAGTCGAAGGCGATCTACGGCGAGAACAGCACGGTCAGCCAGGACCTCTGGGCCCAGTTCCTGAATTTCCAGGGACCGGCGCTGCAGAGCGTGATGGGAACCTACGTCGACCAGAGCAAGAAAATGTTCTCGCAGATGCAGGAGCAGATCGAGAATCAGACGCGTAACATGTTCACTGGCTTCCAGTTCCCCAACTACAGCCCCGCCGCCCGGGAACCTCAGGGTGGTGGCACGTCGTCCTCTTCGGGTCAGGCCACGGAGAAGGGCGATGCAGCTTCGACGACCAAGACTGGTCGTTCCAACCAGAAATAA
- the rimO gene encoding 30S ribosomal protein S12 methylthiotransferase RimO has protein sequence MTPTKKLDVPRVGFVSLGCPKATVDSEHILTRLRAEGYDISGSYDDADLVVVNTCGFIDAAVEESLDAIGEALAENGKVIVTGCLGAKDDVVLAAHPQVLAVTGPHATDAVMKAVHQHLPKPHDPFTDLVPPQGIRLTPGHYAYLKISEGCNHRCTFCIIPSMRGDLVSRPIHEVMREAEALVDAGVKELLIVSQDTSAYGVDTKYRTGFWNGRPLKTRLYDLAKALGELGVWVRMHYVYPYPSVDELIPLMAEGKILPYLDVPFQHASPRILKAMKRPANAENVLERVRKWRCICPDLTIRSTFITGFPGETDEDFEMLLNFLEEAQLDRVGAFAYSPVEGAEANQLADPVPDEVREERRLRLMEFQEDISTQRLERWIDREVTVLVDEIDEEGAIARSPADAPEIDGLVIIPNGEHLEPGEFARVRITDCDVHDLYAEPISS, from the coding sequence ATGACCCCGACGAAAAAACTCGACGTGCCGCGTGTCGGCTTCGTTTCCCTTGGCTGTCCGAAGGCGACAGTCGATTCCGAACACATCCTCACGCGCCTGCGCGCCGAGGGCTACGATATCTCCGGCAGCTACGACGACGCAGACCTCGTGGTCGTAAATACCTGCGGCTTCATCGATGCCGCGGTCGAAGAGTCGCTCGACGCAATTGGCGAGGCGCTCGCCGAGAACGGCAAGGTGATTGTCACGGGCTGCCTCGGAGCCAAGGACGACGTCGTCCTCGCCGCGCATCCTCAGGTGCTCGCCGTCACCGGCCCGCACGCGACCGATGCCGTGATGAAGGCCGTGCATCAGCACCTGCCCAAGCCGCACGACCCGTTCACCGACCTCGTGCCGCCTCAGGGGATCCGGCTGACGCCGGGGCATTACGCCTATCTCAAGATTTCCGAGGGCTGCAATCACCGCTGCACCTTCTGCATCATTCCGTCGATGCGTGGCGACCTCGTCTCGCGTCCGATTCACGAAGTGATGCGCGAGGCCGAAGCGCTGGTCGATGCCGGCGTGAAGGAACTGCTGATCGTCTCGCAGGACACCAGTGCCTACGGCGTCGACACCAAGTACCGGACTGGCTTCTGGAACGGCCGCCCGCTCAAGACGCGCCTGTACGACCTCGCGAAGGCGCTGGGTGAGCTCGGCGTCTGGGTGCGGATGCACTACGTGTATCCCTATCCGAGCGTCGACGAGCTGATCCCGCTGATGGCCGAAGGCAAGATCCTGCCTTACCTCGACGTCCCCTTCCAGCACGCCAGCCCGCGCATCCTCAAAGCGATGAAGCGGCCTGCCAACGCCGAGAATGTGCTCGAGCGTGTGCGCAAATGGCGCTGCATCTGCCCGGACCTGACGATCCGCTCGACCTTCATCACCGGCTTCCCGGGCGAGACAGACGAAGATTTCGAGATGCTGCTCAACTTCCTCGAAGAGGCTCAGCTCGATCGCGTCGGTGCGTTCGCCTATTCGCCGGTCGAGGGGGCGGAAGCCAATCAGCTCGCCGATCCGGTTCCGGATGAAGTCCGCGAGGAGCGCCGCTTGCGTCTGATGGAGTTCCAGGAAGACATTTCCACGCAGCGGCTCGAGCGCTGGATCGACCGCGAGGTGACGGTGCTCGTCGACGAAATCGACGAAGAGGGCGCGATCGCGCGCTCGCCGGCTGATGCCCCCGAGATCGACGGCCTGGTCATCATCCCGAACGGCGAACACCTCGAACCCGGGGAGTTCGCGCGAGTCAGGATCACGGACTGCGACGTCCACGACCTGTATGCCGAGCCGATAAGCTCATGA